The Couchioplanes caeruleus sequence AGCAGCGCGCCGACCAGTGGCGCCTCGATCAAGTCCGACTGGTTCTCGTCCTCGGCCGAGGCTGCGGACGAGCTGACCGAGAATGCGAACGAGCCGACGGAGGTTGTCGACGTGCCGACCGAGGTCGCGGACGTGCCGACCGAGGTCGCGGACGTGCCGACCGAGGTCGCGGACGTGCCGACCGAGGTCGCCGACGAGCCCGTGGGGGCGACCACCGACCAGCCGGTCGTCGCCGACACAGCGGACGACGATCTGACGGCGCCGCGGGCCGAGAACAAGACCGAGCAGACTGAGGCGCCGGCCGAGCAGCAGGTCGAGGCGCCGGCCGAGGCGCAGGTCGAGGCGCAGATCGAGCAGCAGATCGAGCAGCAGATCGAGGCGCAGATCGAGCAGCAGATCGAGGCGCAGATCGAGGCGCAGATCGAAGCCCCGGCTGAGAAACGGGCCGAGGTACAGCCCGAGATGGAAACTGGGGCGCCGGCCGAGGAACAGGCCCAGGCGGGGGCTCAGGTACAAGCCGAGGCGGAGGTCGAGGCGCCGGCCGAGGAGCACGCCGAGACGGACGCCGGGACACCGGCCGCGGAACAGGTCACGACGCCGGCGCAGGTGCGGGGCGAGACATCGGATTCGGGTAGCGCCGTGTCCGAGAAGGATGCCGCCGGTCGTGCCGAGCGGACGGTTCGGGCGCCCAGCATGCAGCTTCCGACCGTCTCCGTTGTTCCGCCGCCGGAGCCCGAGGTTGAGCCCGTGCCTAGCCTCGCCGACCCGGAGCAGGTGCTTTCCGCGTACCCCTGGGAAGTCGATCCGGTCACCCTGCGGGAGACCGCCGCCGAGCCGGACCGGATGCGGGCCGTGCGGGATCGGCTGACCGACAAGCTGGAGTATGCCGAGCGGGACGCCGTGCGGGCCCGGCTGCTCAGCCTGCGGGCCGTGGTGAGCCGGGTGCTCGGCGAGTACGGCCGCGCGCTGGCCGACGCGCGGGAGGCGTTGCGGCATGCCGAGGCCACCGGTGAGCTGCGGCGGATCGCGGTCGTGCAGGCCAGGCTCGCTCATGTGCAGCATTGGCGGGGCGATTTCGCCGAGGCCGACCGGCTCTACGAGGAGGCGAACTCCGTCGAGCTGCCGGGGCTGCTGCGGGCCGAGATGCACGTCAACGCCGGAAAGTCCTGCTACGAGCAGGGGCGCTATCTCGAGGCCTGCAATCATTTCGAGCTGGCGCTGGAGCTGCGGCGGGTCGAGGATCCCGATCTCGTGGCCCGGACGGAGGCCGCGCTGGACGCGGTCATGGCCCGGGTGCAGGAGACCGGGTGGGGGCCGTATCCGCGCTCGCGCGAGGAGATTCTGCAGCAGAGCCGTCCGCCGCAGCCGGCTTCGGACCATGAGACGGGGCTGCGGGGGTACGCCGACGGCAACGGCGATCTCGTCATCCCTGCGGACTACGCGCAGGCCCAGCCGTTCAGCGAGGGCGCCGCATGGGTACGCCGCCCGGACGCCGACGCGTGGGAGCTGATCGACGAGACGGGGACGCTGCTGATCGACGGCGCGTCCGCGTACGTGCGGGTGCTGCCCTTCTCGGACGGGCTGGCGTGGGTGTCGCGGGAGCCGGACGGTGGCTGGTTCGCCGTCGACTGGCACAACCGGGTGATCGTGCCGGGCGGATTCGACGAGGTACGGCCGTTCCGGCGGGGTGTGGCCCCGGTGCGCCGCGATGGCTGGGGTGCGCTCGACCGGCACGGGCGGATCGTGGTGCCGCTCGCGTACCAGGGTTTCGCCACCGCGCTGACGCCCGCCGGCCACCAGGCCGACGGGTTCACCGAGGAGGGCCTCGCGGTGGTCGGGGCGGAGGACCGGTTCGGAGTCGTCGACCGTACGGGGCAACTGCTCGTGCCGGCGGTGCACGCGCGGGTGCTCATCCACCCGGTCGCGTACGTGATCGGTGACCCGGAGGGCCGGTGGGGTGCCCTCGACCGGCAGGGTGAGCCGATCGTCGACGTGGTGCACCCGGAGCCCGCCGACGTCGTCCGGGAGATAGACCGGCTGCTCGCCGACACCCGGCCCGTTCTGTAAGAGCGAGTGACACCCGGCCTGTGCTCCAGGAGCGGGTAACGTCGGCGGACATGGAGTTCCGTCATCTCGGCCGTTCCGGGTTGCTGGTCAGCGAGATCGCGTACGGCAACTGGATCACCCACGGTTCCCAGGTCGGGGAGGACGCCGCGGCCGTCTGTGTCCGGGCGGCGCTCGACGTGGGGATCACCACGTTCGACACCGCGGATGCGTACGCCGGGACCCGCGCCGAGGAGGTCCTGGGCCGGGCGCTGAGGGGTGAGCGCCGCGACGGCCTGGAGATCTTCACCAAGGTCTTCTGGCCGACCGGGCCGGGCCCCAACGACCGCAGCCTGTCCCGCAAGCATCTCATGTCGTCGATCGACGGTTCGCTGCGCCGGCTGCAGGTGGACCACGTCGACCTGTACCAGGCGCACCGCTACGACCACTCGACGCCGCTCGAGGAGACGATGGAGGCGTTCGCCGACATCGTGCACTCCGGCAAGGCGCTCTACATCGGCGTTTCGGAGTGGACCGCGGCGCAGATCCGGGCGGGATGGGAGCTGGCGCGGGAGCTCAAGTTCCGGTTCGTCTCCAACCAGCCGCAGTATTCGATGCTGTGGCGGGTCATCGAGGCCGAGGTCGTGCCGGCGTGTGAGGAGTTGGGGCTGGGACAGGTGGTCTGGTCGCCGATCGCGCAGGGCGTGCTGACCGGCAAGTACGAGCCCGGCAAGCCGCCGCCGGTCGATTCCCGGGCCACGGACGACAAGTCGGGCGCCGACTTCATCCGGCGCTTGATGACCGACGAGGTGCTCGGCACGGTGCAGCGGCTGCGGCCCCTCGCGGAGCAGGCTGGGCTGTCGATGGCCCAGCTCGCGGTCGCCTGGGTGCTGCAGAACCCGAACGTCTCCTCGGCGATCATCGGGGCGTCGCGCCCCGAGCAGGTCCGCGACAACGCGAAGGCCTCCGGCGTGCGCCTAGGCGCGGACCTGATGGCGGCCATCGACGAGGTGGTCGGCGGCATCGCCGAGCGGGACCCGGCGAAGACGGTGAGCCCGGCCCGCCGCCCGTGAGGGCGGATCAGGAGCCGAAGTCGGACCAGAAGCGCATGTACTCGAGGCCGTACCGGCCGATCTCCGGCACGCCGATCGCGGCGCCGGCCCAGTCGACCGCCGCGAAGAAGATCTGGTTGATCTGCGGCTGCCAGAGCAGCACGAACAGCAGGATGAAGCCGTACGGCGCGAACAGGTCGTAGGTCCGTCGGTAGGGCGGGCTCAGCCAGGGCTGCAGGATGTTGCCGCCGTCGAGGCCGGGCACCGGCAGCAGGTTGAGCAGGCTGGCGGTCACCTGGAGGAAGGCAAGCGCGCCCACTGCGAGCCAGAAGGCGCCGTGCTCGCCGACCACCACGATCTCGCCGGAGCCGTCGCGGACGAAGCCCAGGTCGTCGCCGGCGCCGAACACGAACGGCGCCGCGAGCAGCAGGGCGAACACCACGTTGGTGGCGGGCCCGGCGGCGCTGATCAGCGTCTCCTTGACCTTGTTGCGGACGTGCGCGTGGTCCACCCACACCGCGCCGCCGGGCAGGCCGATGCCGCCGAGCAGGACGGCGACCAGCGGCAGCACGATCGACAGCAGGGGGTGGCTGTACTTCAGCGGGTCGAGCCGCAGGTACCCGCGATCGGCGACGCCCCGGTCGCCGGAGAAGTAGGCGACCACGGCGTGCGCGTACTCGTGCAGGCAGAGCGACAGGACCCAGCCGGAGAGGACCAGCAGGAAGACGTCGACGCGGACGTTGCCGTACCCGGTCCAGGTCATCCAGCCGCTGACCCCGACGAGCGCGAGGATGCCGACGAAGACGGGGCTCGGCACGAAGGCGCTGCGCGGCGCCCCGCGGCGGACCTGGAAACCGCTCACTCGGCCGGCAGCAGACTCATCGTGTAGTCGACCCGGTCGTCCTCGACCAGGGTGACCTGGGCTACCCCGCCCGCACCCAGCTCGCGCCACGCCTGGCCGATCCACGACTCCGCGTCGGCCTGGCTGCTGAACGTCTCGGCCGGGCCGTCCACCGGCTGCCCGTCGACGCCTTCGTACCGCCAACTCCACGCCATCCGGTCGCCCTCCTCGATCTCGGACACTGCTTGCGTCCCACCCTACGGTGTGCGCGCCGCTCCGCTGAGTCAGGTGGTGCCGGGCGGAGGCCGGGTCGGCCCGCATGATCGCCGCGCGCGGATCTAAGGTACGGGGCATGTCTGCTGACGGGTGGAGTTCGGTCCTGGTGCTCGGCGGGATCCGGTCCGGAAAATCCGCGTTCGCCGAAGCCCTCGTGGCCGACGCGCCCTCGGTGCGCTACGTCGCCACCGCGGCAGGCGGCGAGGACGATCCGGAGTGGCGCGGCCGCATCGAGGCGCACCAGCGGCGGCGTCCCCAGTCCTGGAGCACCGAGGAGACCGGCGCCGACCCGGCCCGCCTCGCCGAGGTGTTGGCGGACGCGAAGCCCGGCGAGACGCTGCTGGTCGACGACCTCGGCGGCTGGGTGGCCACCCTGCTCGATCCGGCCTGGCAGCCCAACGACGACGTGGCGACGGTGGTGGCGCTGGCCGAGGCCGTGCGCGCCTGCGCGGCCCGGGTGGTCGTGGTCAGCCCCGAGGTCGGCCTGTCGCTGGTCCCGACGACGCCGGTGGGTCGCGCGTTCGCCGACGCCCTGGGCACGGCGAACCAGGCCCTCGCCGACGCCTGCGACCGCGTGGCGTTCGTGGTGGCGGGCCGCGCGACGTGGCTGAAGTCGGCCCCCGACGAGCCCGGCATCGTCACCGACGTCCAGGCAGGGGAGGCCACGGCGGAGGCCACGGCGACCGCGGCACCGGCGGCCCGGGTGACCGCGGCGGCGGCTCGGGTGACCGCGGCGACGGCGGCGGCTCCGCTGACTCAGCAGGGTCCGCTCGACCGGCAGGTGCCGGACGATGACGATCTGTCCGGCATCGTCATCGAGCCCGGCATGGATCTGCCGCTGCCCGACGGCGACGCCGGCCCCGACGCCCGCGACCGCCTGGACCGCCTCGACATTGCCGGGGCCGGCATCGGCGCCCTGCTGGAGGCCGTCGAGTTCGCAGCCGGCACCCAGGGCACCGCGACCCCACGGCCCTGGGGTCCGGTCCGCGTGCTGCTCCTCGACGGACGGCACGGCGGCGGGGTGGCGGCCGGAACCGACGCGGGCGACGCCGACCGGCGGGCCGCGCAGGCCGAGGCGGGCGAGGGGGCGCTGGCCCGGCTCGCCGCCACCGCGGACGCCGACATCGCCGTGGTGCGGGTGCCGCCCTCCGGGGCGATGGAGGACGGCCCGGTGCTGGACGGGGCCGCCGTGGACGCGGCGCTGCAAGAGGGCTGGAACCTCGCCGGCGCGGCCGCCGCGGACGGGCGCGAGGCGCTGATCATCGGTGCCTGCGGCACGGGCACGGAGGGCGCCGCGACCGCGGTCGTGGCCGCGATCACCGGCGCCGAGCCGGTCGCCATCCTGCCCCGCGTGCTGGTGCCCGGCGCCCGCTACGACGACGAGGCGTGGATGCGGCGCTGCGGCGCCGTCCGCGACGCGATGCACCGGATCCGCCAGCAGTCGCGCGGCGCGAAGGACATGCTGGTGCAGCTCGGCGGCGCGGACATCGCCGTGGCGACCGGCGCGGTGCTCGGCGCGGCCGCCCGCCGCATGCCGGTCCTGCTCGACGGCCCGGTCGGCATCGCGGCCGGCCTGGTGGCCCGCGACCTGGCCTCGCAGAGCCGGCACTGGTGCCTGCTGGCCGACGCCGGGACGGACCAGCTCGTCCGGCAGGGCGCGGACGTGCTCGGCCTGACCCCTGTCCTCGAGCTCGGACTGGACCTGGGCGAGGGTGCCAACGCCCTGGCCGCCCTGCCGCTGCTGCGCACGGCGATCGCCCTGGCGGGCGCCC is a genomic window containing:
- a CDS encoding WG repeat-containing protein, giving the protein MADTRRPDQPADMHRPDQPADVRRQDLSDTRRSDLSDLRPPTARRGMHNAEPPTDPRFPAPLQARQDAQTPRQAWYPPETTQQLSAPLSEPQAAQTPAAPHPWAPPAAPVPVAPEPPAPQAAVPQAAAPVPVAPETAAPQAAASVPVAPETAAPQAAASVPVAPETARSEAACVTPEPVTPVSAAPDVPAVPAEPVASGIPEAESIAEEAAVADAEENGRGLGWLLSLSGLGAVSPVPVSPAPDAAADAIPESPVSAAPISGVPVSGAPVSSAPTSGASIKSDWFSSSAEAADELTENANEPTEVVDVPTEVADVPTEVADVPTEVADVPTEVADEPVGATTDQPVVADTADDDLTAPRAENKTEQTEAPAEQQVEAPAEAQVEAQIEQQIEQQIEAQIEQQIEAQIEAQIEAPAEKRAEVQPEMETGAPAEEQAQAGAQVQAEAEVEAPAEEHAETDAGTPAAEQVTTPAQVRGETSDSGSAVSEKDAAGRAERTVRAPSMQLPTVSVVPPPEPEVEPVPSLADPEQVLSAYPWEVDPVTLRETAAEPDRMRAVRDRLTDKLEYAERDAVRARLLSLRAVVSRVLGEYGRALADAREALRHAEATGELRRIAVVQARLAHVQHWRGDFAEADRLYEEANSVELPGLLRAEMHVNAGKSCYEQGRYLEACNHFELALELRRVEDPDLVARTEAALDAVMARVQETGWGPYPRSREEILQQSRPPQPASDHETGLRGYADGNGDLVIPADYAQAQPFSEGAAWVRRPDADAWELIDETGTLLIDGASAYVRVLPFSDGLAWVSREPDGGWFAVDWHNRVIVPGGFDEVRPFRRGVAPVRRDGWGALDRHGRIVVPLAYQGFATALTPAGHQADGFTEEGLAVVGAEDRFGVVDRTGQLLVPAVHARVLIHPVAYVIGDPEGRWGALDRQGEPIVDVVHPEPADVVREIDRLLADTRPVL
- a CDS encoding bifunctional adenosylcobinamide kinase/adenosylcobinamide-phosphate guanylyltransferase, whose protein sequence is MSADGWSSVLVLGGIRSGKSAFAEALVADAPSVRYVATAAGGEDDPEWRGRIEAHQRRRPQSWSTEETGADPARLAEVLADAKPGETLLVDDLGGWVATLLDPAWQPNDDVATVVALAEAVRACAARVVVVSPEVGLSLVPTTPVGRAFADALGTANQALADACDRVAFVVAGRATWLKSAPDEPGIVTDVQAGEATAEATATAAPAARVTAAAARVTAATAAAPLTQQGPLDRQVPDDDDLSGIVIEPGMDLPLPDGDAGPDARDRLDRLDIAGAGIGALLEAVEFAAGTQGTATPRPWGPVRVLLLDGRHGGGVAAGTDAGDADRRAAQAEAGEGALARLAATADADIAVVRVPPSGAMEDGPVLDGAAVDAALQEGWNLAGAAAADGREALIIGACGTGTEGAATAVVAAITGAEPVAILPRVLVPGARYDDEAWMRRCGAVRDAMHRIRQQSRGAKDMLVQLGGADIAVATGAVLGAAARRMPVLLDGPVGIAAGLVARDLASQSRHWCLLADAGTDQLVRQGADVLGLTPVLELGLDLGEGANALAALPLLRTAIALAGALPVHPALLTAPGDGGLGADVAAENGPHEGGYRPGG
- a CDS encoding site-2 protease family protein — protein: MSGFQVRRGAPRSAFVPSPVFVGILALVGVSGWMTWTGYGNVRVDVFLLVLSGWVLSLCLHEYAHAVVAYFSGDRGVADRGYLRLDPLKYSHPLLSIVLPLVAVLLGGIGLPGGAVWVDHAHVRNKVKETLISAAGPATNVVFALLLAAPFVFGAGDDLGFVRDGSGEIVVVGEHGAFWLAVGALAFLQVTASLLNLLPVPGLDGGNILQPWLSPPYRRTYDLFAPYGFILLFVLLWQPQINQIFFAAVDWAGAAIGVPEIGRYGLEYMRFWSDFGS
- a CDS encoding aldo/keto reductase family protein, with protein sequence MEFRHLGRSGLLVSEIAYGNWITHGSQVGEDAAAVCVRAALDVGITTFDTADAYAGTRAEEVLGRALRGERRDGLEIFTKVFWPTGPGPNDRSLSRKHLMSSIDGSLRRLQVDHVDLYQAHRYDHSTPLEETMEAFADIVHSGKALYIGVSEWTAAQIRAGWELARELKFRFVSNQPQYSMLWRVIEAEVVPACEELGLGQVVWSPIAQGVLTGKYEPGKPPPVDSRATDDKSGADFIRRLMTDEVLGTVQRLRPLAEQAGLSMAQLAVAWVLQNPNVSSAIIGASRPEQVRDNAKASGVRLGADLMAAIDEVVGGIAERDPAKTVSPARRP